One Cucurbita pepo subsp. pepo cultivar mu-cu-16 chromosome LG07, ASM280686v2, whole genome shotgun sequence genomic region harbors:
- the LOC111799291 gene encoding GATA transcription factor 24-like isoform X2 has product MAAANPQPLQARPFQEHVQVPTMMGDDDGEYEDGGGGGGGGGGGGDVMDDVEEAHMTSVSVANLGGLVMASRTSELTLSFEGEVYVFPAVTPEKVQAVLLLLGGRDVPTSVPTMEVPYDHMNRGMVDTPKRSNLSRRIASLVRFREKRKERCFDKKIRYTVRKEVAQRMHRKNGQFASLKESSGASSWESAHSCLQDGTRSETVLRKCQHCGVSENNTPAMRRGPAGPRTLCNACGLMWANKGTLRDLSKGGRNVSVDHTEPETPMDVKPTIMEGEFSGIPDEHDINETTGGQTNSLPMQIVNDSTNDDEQEPLIELANPSDTDIDIPTNFD; this is encoded by the exons ATGGCGGCTGCTAATCCTCAGCCTTTGCAAGCGCGTCCTTTCCAGGAACATGTCCAAGTTCCTACAATGATGGGGGACGACGACGGTGAATATGaagatggtggtggtggtggtggcggcggcggcggcggcggtgacGTTATGGATGATGTCGAAGAGGCTCATATGACTTCTGTGAGCGTCGCGAACCTTGGAGGTTTGGTTATGGCGTCTAGAACTAGTGAACTTACGCTTTCTTTCGAGGGCGAGGTTTATGTGTTCCCTGCAGTTACTCCCGAAAAG GTACAAGCCGTGCTCTTACTTCTTGGAGGGCGTGACGTACCAACCAGCGTACCCACAATGGAAGTACCATATGATCATATGAACAGG GGTATGGTTGACACCCCAAAGCGCTCCAACTTATCACGGAGAATAGCCTCCCTGGTTAGATTTCGTGAAAAACGGAAAGAGAGATGTTTTGACAAGAAAATTAGGTACACCGTACGGAAAGAGGTTGCACAGAG GATGCACCGTAAGAATGGCCAGTTTGCATCCTTAAAAGAAAGTTCAGGTGCTTCAAGTTGGGAGTCAGCACATAGTTGCCTCCAAGATGGTACTCGTTCAGAAACTGT ttTGCGGAAATGTCAACATTGTGGTGTTAGTGAGAACAATACACCTGCAATGCGTCGTGGCCCTGCTGGACCAAGAACTTTATGCAATGCATGTGGTTTGATGTGGGCAAACAAG GGCACGTTGAGAGATCTCAGCAAGGGAGGGAGAAATGTGTCTGTGGATCACACGGAACCT GAAACCCCAATGGATGTCAAACCTACAATCATGGAGGGAGAATTTTCGGGCATCCCGGATGAACAT GACATAAATGAAACCACTGGTGGCCAAACAAATTCGTTGCCCATGCAAATTGTCAATGATTCAACAAATGATGATGAGCAG GAACCTCTTATTGAACTTGCTAATCCTTCGGATACCGATATAGACATCCCCACTAACTTTGATTAG
- the LOC111799291 gene encoding GATA transcription factor 19-like isoform X1, translated as MAAANPQPLQARPFQEHVQVPTMMGDDDGEYEDGGGGGGGGGGGGDVMDDVEEAHMTSVSVANLGGLVMASRTSELTLSFEGEVYVFPAVTPEKVQAVLLLLGGRDVPTSVPTMEVPYDHMNRGMVDTPKRSNLSRRIASLVRFREKRKERCFDKKIRYTVRKEVAQRMHRKNGQFASLKESSGASSWESAHSCLQDGTRSETVLRKCQHCGVSENNTPAMRRGPAGPRTLCNACGLMWANKGTLRDLSKGGRNVSVDHTEPETPMDVKPTIMEGEFSGIPDEHGTPEDPGKTMTEGSSNPSVNLDEEEDINETTGGQTNSLPMQIVNDSTNDDEQEPLIELANPSDTDIDIPTNFD; from the exons ATGGCGGCTGCTAATCCTCAGCCTTTGCAAGCGCGTCCTTTCCAGGAACATGTCCAAGTTCCTACAATGATGGGGGACGACGACGGTGAATATGaagatggtggtggtggtggtggcggcggcggcggcggcggtgacGTTATGGATGATGTCGAAGAGGCTCATATGACTTCTGTGAGCGTCGCGAACCTTGGAGGTTTGGTTATGGCGTCTAGAACTAGTGAACTTACGCTTTCTTTCGAGGGCGAGGTTTATGTGTTCCCTGCAGTTACTCCCGAAAAG GTACAAGCCGTGCTCTTACTTCTTGGAGGGCGTGACGTACCAACCAGCGTACCCACAATGGAAGTACCATATGATCATATGAACAGG GGTATGGTTGACACCCCAAAGCGCTCCAACTTATCACGGAGAATAGCCTCCCTGGTTAGATTTCGTGAAAAACGGAAAGAGAGATGTTTTGACAAGAAAATTAGGTACACCGTACGGAAAGAGGTTGCACAGAG GATGCACCGTAAGAATGGCCAGTTTGCATCCTTAAAAGAAAGTTCAGGTGCTTCAAGTTGGGAGTCAGCACATAGTTGCCTCCAAGATGGTACTCGTTCAGAAACTGT ttTGCGGAAATGTCAACATTGTGGTGTTAGTGAGAACAATACACCTGCAATGCGTCGTGGCCCTGCTGGACCAAGAACTTTATGCAATGCATGTGGTTTGATGTGGGCAAACAAG GGCACGTTGAGAGATCTCAGCAAGGGAGGGAGAAATGTGTCTGTGGATCACACGGAACCT GAAACCCCAATGGATGTCAAACCTACAATCATGGAGGGAGAATTTTCGGGCATCCCGGATGAACAT GGAACTCCCGAGGATCCTGGTAAAACTATGACTGAGGGCTCGAGTAATCCTTCCGTTAACCTAGATGAGGAGGAA GACATAAATGAAACCACTGGTGGCCAAACAAATTCGTTGCCCATGCAAATTGTCAATGATTCAACAAATGATGATGAGCAG GAACCTCTTATTGAACTTGCTAATCCTTCGGATACCGATATAGACATCCCCACTAACTTTGATTAG